A segment of the Ruegeria sp. AD91A genome:
AAATTCACGTTCTGCGATCAGACTTCACTTCCCTTTCCAGACCGGATCCCTTTTTTCGGCGAAAGCGCGCGCGCCTTCCAGCTGATCTTCACTGGCATAGAGAACGTCCACAGTACTTAGCTGACGCTTAGTTATGCGGTTCATGGCATCCTGAAACTTGGCATCTTCGGCATCACGTACGATTTCCTTGATCGCCGCGTAAACCAGAGGTGGCCCCGAGGCCAACAGCCGGGCCAGCTCCCAGGCGCGGTCCATCAGTTGATCTGCCGCGATGATCTCGTTCACCAGACCCCAGCGATTGGCTTCTTCGGCGTCGAACCACCGGCCGGTAAGCAGCAGCTCCATCGCGATGTGATAAGGGATACGCTTGGGCAGTTTGACGCTGGCCGCATCCGCGACAGTCCCCGAGCGGATTTCCGGCAGGGCGAATGTGGCATGATCTGCGGCAAGGATCACGTCCGCTGACAGGGCCAGCTCCAGCCCGCCGCCACAGGCGATGCCGTTGACGGCTGCGATCACGGGTTTGTTCAGGTCCCGCAGCTCTTGCAAGCCGCCGAACCCTCCGACGCCGTAGTCCCCGTCCACAGCATCACCGTCGGCCGCTGCTTTCAGGTCCCAGCCCGGACAAAAGAATTTCTCTCCTCCGCCCGTCAGAATGGCCACGCGCAGCTCCGGATCGTCGCGAAACTCGGCGAACACCTCACCCATTCTGCGACTGGTGACAAGATCGATGGCATTGGCCTTGGGCCGGTCCAGTGTCACCTCAAGGATCGTTCCGTCGCGGCGGGTTTTGATCGGGTCCATATCTCAGGCCTTTCTTATCAGAGCATCCACGGCAACGGCCTTGTCCGGCGTGCACAGGAGCGGGTTAATCTCGACCTCGCCAAGCGTGTCGGCGTTTTGCATGACATAGGCCTGAACAGCCTCGACTGCGGCAATGATTGCATCCATATCAGCAGCCCGTTGGCCGCGATAGCCCGCCAGCAACGGGACGATTTTCAATTTGCCGAGCGCGGCGCGGATGTCTTCGGACGCGCTGGGTACCAGCATTGACACCGTGTCGCGCAGGACTTCGGTCAGTACCCCCCCCGCCCCCAATGTCAGGACAAACCCATGCGCGGGGTCACGGACGATGCCGACCAGAAGTTCGGCGACGGTTCCGGTGATCATCTCTTCGATCAGGATATCTTCGGTGCCGATGTCAGCGGCCACACTGGCCACGTCTTTGGTTTGAATGCCCAGCCGAACAGCGGCGTGTTCGGATTTATGCGCAAGCCCAACACCTTTCACGGCAAAGGGGGCTTCCATGTCCTGCGCTGCTGCGAGGGCTGCCGCTGGCCCGGAAACCGTGCAGGTTCGGGGGATATGCAGGCCGCATTCAGCCAGCGCCTGCTTCGACTCGCCTTCGGTCAGGGTTTGGGTCGCCTCAGCCGTTCCCGGCAACCAGACGGGATGCGTGGCAGGGGCCGAGACCTGACCCGCCGCCCGGGTTGCCGCCAGTGCCTCGCGCAGACCCATGAACGGAATTACACCACCGGCCATCAGGTCCTGCGCGACGTCTTCAGGCAGATTTTCGGGCAACGTCGCGACGATTGCAAACCGAGCACCGGTTTCAGCGCGCACTCTCAACGCAGCTCGGGTCGCACAACTCCAGTCAGTCGGATCCGTCGTCGGATAGTCAACGATCGAGAACGTCAGGTCGATGTCTTCACCCGTCATACCCGACCATGCCTGTGCCATCGCCTCTTCGTCACGCCAGATATAGGTGTGATAATCCAGCGGGTTATTCAGAGCGACCATGGGGCCGAGAGCGTCACGCAGACGGGCCCTTTTGTCATCGCTCAACTTCGGGAAACGCAGGCCCGTACCGACGGCCATATCTGCGATCAGGCTGGCCTCACCCCCTGAACAACTGATCGAAGCGATGCAGCCACCCGGCAGCGGTCCATAGCAGTGCAACAGTTTCAGCGTTTCAAGAAAGTCGGGCAACGCGGACAGCCGCGGGATTCCGAGCCGGTCCAGAAGGGCCTGTGCGCCCGCATCGCTGCCCGCAAGAGACGCGGTATGCGAAATGGTGGCCGCCTGCGCCTGTTCCGATGCGCCCACTTTGAGGGCGACCAGCGGGATGCCCTTCGAATAGGCCTTGGCGGCCAACGCCTCCCATTCCCGGATGTCCTTGAACCCTTCGATATGCAAACCCACGGCGGTTACGCGCGGATCGTCGATCAAGGCCGAGGCAGTTTCGGCCTGGCTGGTCTGGGCCATGTTTCCACAGGCCAACATATAGGCAATCGGCAACCCGCGTTTCTGCATGGTCAGGTTGATCGAGATGTTCGAACTTTGCGTCAGGATCGCTACGCCCTTGTCAACCGGGGTCGCCCCGTGCTGGTCCGGCCACAACAGGGCCCCGTCCAGCGCGTTGATGAAGCCATAGCAGTTCGGGCCAAGAATGGGCATGTCACCGGCTGCACCGACCAGTTGATCCTGCAAGTCCCCGCCGGTGTCATCTTCGGCAACGGCCTCGGAAAAGCCCGAGGCAAAGCACACCGCCCCGCCTGCACCCATACTGGACAGTACACGAACGGCCTCGATGGTGGCGTGGCGGTTGATACCGATGAAAACCGCATCCGGGGCTTCGGGCAGGTCCTCGATGTGGCCAAAAACCCTGTGGCCCGCAATTTCCGACGCTTTGGGATGCACCGGCCAGATTGGACCGGCATAGCCCATGCGTTCGGATTGCAGAATAACCTGCTGACACCACGCGCCGCCGCCGATGACGGCGATGGTTTTCGGGCGCAGCAGCCGGGTCAGGTCTTTGTTCATGGTCAGGCGCCCAAGGGGCGTAGAAGATCGCGGCTGATGATGTGGCGCTGAATTTCGCTGGTGCCGTCCCAGATGCGCTCGACCCGGGCATCGCGCCAGAACCGTTCGATCGGGAAATCGTCCATCAAGCCCATCCCGCCGAAGATTTGCAGCGTGGTATCCGTAACCCGCGCCAGCGTTTCCGAGGCATAGAGCTTGGCCGAGGCAATCTCGCGGTTCGATGGCAGGTTTTGATCCAGACGCCACGCGGCGGCGAGTGTCAGCCAATCGGCGGCGTCGATCTCGGTGATCATGTCGGCGATCTGGAAGCCGACGCCCTGAAACTTGCCGATGGGCTGGCCGAACTGCTTACGCTCGGCCGCATAGTTCAGCGCATAGTCAAAGCAGCGCCGTGCGCGACCGACCGAGAACGCCGCGACCGTCAGACGGGTTGCGTATAGCCATTCGTTCATCACGGCAAAACCGCCATCAACCTCGCCCAGGACCTGCGCGTCGGGCAATCGGCAATTGTCGAAATACAGGATGTAGTTCTTGTAGCCCTTGTGGCTGACCGAGTTATAGCCCTCGCGCACTTCAAACCCCGGAGTGCCGCGATCCACCAAAAAAGTGGTGATGCGTTTTTTCGGGCCTTTGGGGGTTTCGTCTACGCCGGTCGCGATGAAGACGATGAAGAAATCCGCGTGTTCCGCGCCCGAGATGAAATGTTTCGATCCGTTGACAACCCAATCGCCGCCATCGCGCACCGCCTGGCATTTCATACCACGCACATCCGAACCCGCATCCGGTTCGGTCATCGCCAGGGCGTCCATCTTGTCGCCACGTACGGCAGGCAGAAGATAACGTTCACGCTGTTCGTCGTTGCAGGCCATCAGGATGTTCTGCGGGCGACCAAAGAAATGCGTCAGTGCCATTGACCCACGGCCAAGCTCGCGCTCAACCAAGGTGAAATCCAGATGAGACAGGCCCGCACCACCGACTTCTTCGGGAAAGTTGCAGGCATAAAAGCCCAGATCGATACATTTCTGCTTAATCTGCTCGCCCAGCTCGGGAGGTACGGTTCCCGAGCGCTCGACCGCGTCTTCATGCGGGTAGATTTCGTTTTCAACAAAGCTGCGGACCGTCGAGACGATCATTTCCTGTTCTTCTGTCAGACCAAACTGCATGGCGCGTGTTCCCTGGATCGGTGGTTGACCAACCAAACGCCATCACTCATGGTCACGACATGCAGAATTGATGCAAGATCATGCCAAATTCGAAAATTTTAACGCGACAATACAACATTCTGCTCTTCAACGGGTTTTCGAACCATTGCCTTGCAAACATGGTCGAACCGTTCAGGGCTGCGAACAACCTGTCGAGGCAGGTTTTGTATTCGTGGTGTTTCTGTACCATTGACGGAGATCCCGTTCAAAGTTCCAGCGGTCTTGTCGTTACACCGAATGGTGCAATCTCTGATCAGCAAGGCGATGTTCTGGTCGTCATGCCGTCTTACGGGTATCGCAAGCTGGACACACGATCGACCACACGCACCGTGCTGGCTGCAGCCAAAAAACACCGCCAAGTGGCCGGATTGGATACCGGAAGCTGGCTGCTGGCCCGCGCCGGTTTGCTGGATGAGCACCGGGCGACCATACACTGGGATGAGCTTTCCCGGTTCGAAGAGAGTTTTCCGGCTGTGGATGCGGTGCAGGAACGTTTTGTCATCGATGGCAACAGGTTGACCTGTTCCGGGGCCATGGCCGCGTTCGATCTGGCCTCGGCCCTTATCCGCCGGGATCACGGGCCTCTTTTGTCCATGGAAGTCGGGTATCTTCTGATGAGCCGAAATGGGCAGGATCATTACCCTTTGCCTCTGAAGTCCGAAGACATATTGGTCAATCGCGCACTGGGTTTCATGCAGGCGAACCTTGAAACACCTCTTTCGATCAGGGAATTGGCCCGCAAGATCGGGTGTTCGCAAAAGCGGATCGAAATGCGCGTTCAGGCGGAGCTTAAAACCACGCCGCAAGCACTGTATCGTCGGCTGCGGCTGAACCTGGCACGCAATCTGGCAGAAGATACCGAGCAATCCATCGCCGAAATCGCCAGTCGTTGCGGATATGAAAACGCCAGCGCCATGACGCGGGCATTCAAGGCAGAATTCGGCCAGACACCGACTGCGTTTCGCCACCGAAGCCTGTCTGACGGCTGAAAGGGGTGCGCATGGCGATGCCCGCTTTCCTCAAGAACCAAGGAAGTTATTCCAGCGAGACCCACAGCACCTGAGCGTCTTCTTCGCTGGTCGAAATACACCCATGCCCCATTCCACTGTCATAGTAGAGTGAGTCGCCGGCCTTCATTGGCAAAGGGCGGTAATGTTCAGACACGAAGATGAGTTCGCCGCTGAGCACATACATGAATTCTTCTCCGGAATGTCGGATCCACGTCTCGAATTCCGACAGGTCGCGCGCCTTGATTGTCGCGATATAGGGCAGCATCCGCTTGCTGGTCAGTTCGGGGCAAAGCAGTTCATGCATGTAAGTGGGCGTATTCTTGATTTCCCCCTCGCCTTTCGGAGTGAAATCACGGCGGCCTGAAATGCCGGACTGACCCGACTGAAGAAACAACTGCGGGGTGCTCATATCAAGGGCCTGTGTCAGGCGCCTTACAATGTCAAAACTTGGCTTCGTCTGATTGTTTTCGATCTTGGACAGCGTCGACCGCCCGATACCCGCAGCGCGGCCGGCTTCTTCCAGAGTCCACCCTTTTGCGCGCCGTGCATCGCGGATGG
Coding sequences within it:
- a CDS encoding acyl-CoA dehydrogenase family protein encodes the protein MQFGLTEEQEMIVSTVRSFVENEIYPHEDAVERSGTVPPELGEQIKQKCIDLGFYACNFPEEVGGAGLSHLDFTLVERELGRGSMALTHFFGRPQNILMACNDEQRERYLLPAVRGDKMDALAMTEPDAGSDVRGMKCQAVRDGGDWVVNGSKHFISGAEHADFFIVFIATGVDETPKGPKKRITTFLVDRGTPGFEVREGYNSVSHKGYKNYILYFDNCRLPDAQVLGEVDGGFAVMNEWLYATRLTVAAFSVGRARRCFDYALNYAAERKQFGQPIGKFQGVGFQIADMITEIDAADWLTLAAAWRLDQNLPSNREIASAKLYASETLARVTDTTLQIFGGMGLMDDFPIERFWRDARVERIWDGTSEIQRHIISRDLLRPLGA
- a CDS encoding GlxA family transcriptional regulator codes for the protein MPNSKILTRQYNILLFNGFSNHCLANMVEPFRAANNLSRQVLYSWCFCTIDGDPVQSSSGLVVTPNGAISDQQGDVLVVMPSYGYRKLDTRSTTRTVLAAAKKHRQVAGLDTGSWLLARAGLLDEHRATIHWDELSRFEESFPAVDAVQERFVIDGNRLTCSGAMAAFDLASALIRRDHGPLLSMEVGYLLMSRNGQDHYPLPLKSEDILVNRALGFMQANLETPLSIRELARKIGCSQKRIEMRVQAELKTTPQALYRRLRLNLARNLAEDTEQSIAEIASRCGYENASAMTRAFKAEFGQTPTAFRHRSLSDG
- a CDS encoding carnitinyl-CoA dehydratase, with protein sequence MDPIKTRRDGTILEVTLDRPKANAIDLVTSRRMGEVFAEFRDDPELRVAILTGGGEKFFCPGWDLKAAADGDAVDGDYGVGGFGGLQELRDLNKPVIAAVNGIACGGGLELALSADVILAADHATFALPEIRSGTVADAASVKLPKRIPYHIAMELLLTGRWFDAEEANRWGLVNEIIAADQLMDRAWELARLLASGPPLVYAAIKEIVRDAEDAKFQDAMNRITKRQLSTVDVLYASEDQLEGARAFAEKRDPVWKGK
- a CDS encoding acetate--CoA ligase family protein yields the protein MNKDLTRLLRPKTIAVIGGGAWCQQVILQSERMGYAGPIWPVHPKASEIAGHRVFGHIEDLPEAPDAVFIGINRHATIEAVRVLSSMGAGGAVCFASGFSEAVAEDDTGGDLQDQLVGAAGDMPILGPNCYGFINALDGALLWPDQHGATPVDKGVAILTQSSNISINLTMQKRGLPIAYMLACGNMAQTSQAETASALIDDPRVTAVGLHIEGFKDIREWEALAAKAYSKGIPLVALKVGASEQAQAATISHTASLAGSDAGAQALLDRLGIPRLSALPDFLETLKLLHCYGPLPGGCIASISCSGGEASLIADMAVGTGLRFPKLSDDKRARLRDALGPMVALNNPLDYHTYIWRDEEAMAQAWSGMTGEDIDLTFSIVDYPTTDPTDWSCATRAALRVRAETGARFAIVATLPENLPEDVAQDLMAGGVIPFMGLREALAATRAAGQVSAPATHPVWLPGTAEATQTLTEGESKQALAECGLHIPRTCTVSGPAAALAAAQDMEAPFAVKGVGLAHKSEHAAVRLGIQTKDVASVAADIGTEDILIEEMITGTVAELLVGIVRDPAHGFVLTLGAGGVLTEVLRDTVSMLVPSASEDIRAALGKLKIVPLLAGYRGQRAADMDAIIAAVEAVQAYVMQNADTLGEVEINPLLCTPDKAVAVDALIRKA
- a CDS encoding helix-turn-helix domain-containing protein, coding for MGDESRNDVSRQEDLSEGEALGRSIRDARRAKGWTLEEAGRAAGIGRSTLSKIENNQTKPSFDIVRRLTQALDMSTPQLFLQSGQSGISGRRDFTPKGEGEIKNTPTYMHELLCPELTSKRMLPYIATIKARDLSEFETWIRHSGEEFMYVLSGELIFVSEHYRPLPMKAGDSLYYDSGMGHGCISTSEEDAQVLWVSLE